The window ATGCGCGCGGCAACAATGTCCATACCCTTGCACCGGCCAAATGGCGCAAGAAAATCGCCGAAGAGGGCCTGCTGGAACCTTACCTCGCCTGACATACGCTGGGCGGCGTCGCAGCCCGTATCGACGAAGCGCGGCTGGCATTCGACCACGGCGCTGGCGCGCTACGGTCCTGCGGACTAGGCCAGGGCCATGCTGCCTGTAACTCCCGACGCGCGCGTTCCCGTACGCACAGTGCTTGTTTCGGTAGTGGTCCTGTGGACAGTGTATTTCATCATGACGACCCTGCGCGGCGTCATGCTCGACCTGGATATGCAGTCCGAACTGCTGCTGCGGCGTGCCGGGGTGGCACTGTTCGGTATGATCGTAACGCTCGCGCTGTGGCTGATCTTACGCCCGCTCGACAGCAAGCCGCTCTGGCTGAAGATCGTTGCGGCAGCCGTATTCGCAATTCCGCCTGCATTGTTCTTGGCGCAGGCCAACAGGATCGCCTTTGCAGATGTGCAGAGGCCGGTCATCCTGTTCTCCGATGAACAGACCGGAGTGACCGTACGCCGCGATGAAGCGGGCAATATTCTGGTAGATATTGCCGGTTCGGAAGGCGCGTTTCCGGAAGAATATGAAGAGGAGGCCGATGCCGGCAATTCCGATCCGGCGATGACGATGATACCAGTGACCAAGCTGCAGTGGCAAAGGCTCACCGATATCCTGCTGGCGCGATATTACCTGCTGCTGGTATGGTGCGCATTGTATTTTGCCCTGTTGGCCGTGGCGCAGACCAAGGCGGCGGAGCGGCGCGGCGGCGAATTTCGCCGCGCGGCCAAGGCGGCTGAATTGCGATCCCTGCGCTATCAGGTGAACCCGCATTTCCTGTTCAATTCGCTGAACTCGCTGTCCGCATTGGTGATGACCGACAGGAGCGAGCAAGCGGAGGAAATGATCCACACGATCAGCCGGTTCTACCGTCGCAGCCTGATCGACGATCCCACATCCGATGTGCCGTTGGCCGACGAATTCGATTCGCAGCGGCTCTATCTCGCCATCGAAACCGTGCGGTTTCCCGACCGGCTACGGACGCGGCTGGACCTGCCCGAACATCTGGAAGAGGCGCGCGTACCCGGCATGATCCTGCAACCGCTGGTCGAAAACTCGGTGAA of the Alteripontixanthobacter maritimus genome contains:
- a CDS encoding sensor histidine kinase, with the translated sequence MLPVTPDARVPVRTVLVSVVVLWTVYFIMTTLRGVMLDLDMQSELLLRRAGVALFGMIVTLALWLILRPLDSKPLWLKIVAAAVFAIPPALFLAQANRIAFADVQRPVILFSDEQTGVTVRRDEAGNILVDIAGSEGAFPEEYEEEADAGNSDPAMTMIPVTKLQWQRLTDILLARYYLLLVWCALYFALLAVAQTKAAERRGGEFRRAAKAAELRSLRYQVNPHFLFNSLNSLSALVMTDRSEQAEEMIHTISRFYRRSLIDDPTSDVPLADEFDSQRLYLAIETVRFPDRLRTRLDLPEHLEEARVPGMILQPLVENSVKYSVAARTDPVTISITAHEENGRLIVRVSDETQVAERAQDGGNSKGSVAVPQHGFGIGLANVRDRLLARFGKDASITSGPTAHGYETELRLPLIKHGF